The Agromyces hippuratus genome has a window encoding:
- a CDS encoding ABC transporter ATP-binding protein: MSVREFAERGADLELAGIQKRFPGFTAIEHLDLTIPAGSFFALLGPSGCGKTTTLRLVAGLEEPTSGRILIGGRDVTGTKAHERPVNTVFQSYALFPHMSVLENVAFGLKRRRIGDALGRAHEALRLVELDHLAQRRPAQLSGGQQQRVALARAIVNRPALLLLDEPLGALDLKLRRQMQLELKTIQEEVGLTFLHVTHDQEEAMTMADTVAVMNKGAIEQMGAPAELYELPRTSFVANFLGQSNLFTGNVAGSTDAAISVDIAGARVTVPAARAQRHKGRVTVGVRPEKVTLLREAPAASSDRNVLGPGRVIDVSFSGVSTQYIVAIPDAGTVTVFAQNTGSGPVVGEGVEVWVSWPVEHGFGLDDVAEPSARFAADDDTTSIAAQRREELVTELEEG; the protein is encoded by the coding sequence GTGTCGGTACGCGAGTTCGCCGAACGCGGCGCAGACCTCGAACTCGCCGGCATCCAGAAGCGATTCCCCGGCTTCACCGCGATCGAACACCTCGATCTCACGATCCCGGCCGGTTCGTTCTTCGCCCTGCTCGGCCCGTCGGGCTGCGGCAAGACGACGACGCTGCGCCTCGTCGCCGGCCTCGAAGAGCCCACGAGCGGACGCATCCTCATCGGAGGCCGCGACGTCACGGGCACCAAGGCGCACGAGCGCCCCGTCAACACGGTGTTCCAGAGCTACGCGCTCTTCCCGCACATGTCGGTGCTCGAGAACGTCGCATTCGGGCTCAAGCGCCGTCGCATCGGCGACGCGCTCGGCCGTGCGCACGAAGCGCTCCGGCTCGTCGAGCTCGATCACCTCGCCCAGCGCCGCCCGGCGCAGCTCTCGGGCGGCCAGCAGCAGCGCGTCGCCCTCGCGAGGGCCATCGTCAACCGCCCGGCGCTGCTCCTCCTCGACGAGCCGCTCGGCGCGCTCGACCTGAAGCTCCGCCGTCAGATGCAGCTCGAGCTGAAGACGATCCAGGAGGAGGTCGGCCTCACCTTCCTGCACGTCACGCACGACCAGGAGGAGGCCATGACCATGGCCGACACCGTCGCGGTCATGAACAAGGGCGCGATCGAGCAGATGGGCGCCCCGGCCGAGCTCTACGAGCTGCCGCGCACCTCGTTCGTCGCCAACTTCCTGGGCCAGTCGAACCTGTTCACGGGCAACGTCGCCGGCTCGACGGATGCCGCGATCTCGGTCGACATCGCAGGTGCACGGGTGACCGTGCCCGCTGCACGGGCCCAGCGGCACAAGGGCCGTGTCACCGTCGGCGTCCGACCCGAGAAGGTCACGCTGCTGCGGGAGGCGCCGGCCGCGTCATCCGATCGCAACGTCCTCGGCCCCGGTCGGGTCATCGACGTGTCGTTCTCCGGCGTGAGCACGCAGTACATCGTCGCGATCCCAGACGCCGGAACCGTGACCGTGTTCGCGCAGAACACCGGTTCGGGTCCCGTCGTGGGCGAAGGAGTCGAGGTGTGGGTCTCGTGGCCGGTCGAGCACGGCTTCGGCCTCGACGACGTGGCCGAGCCTTCGGCGCGGTTCGCCGCCGACGACGACACGACGTCGATCGCCGCGCAGCGCCGTGAGGAGCTCGTCACGGAGCTCGAGGAGGGCTGA
- a CDS encoding ABC transporter permease gives MAFAAFQTAEVVPQAPRKRSRIALFLLLPGLLYLVLFFVTPLISLLLTSLQAPTEFGDIGQYDYAFNWQNYVTVMSDYWPHIVRSFGYALAATVFALIFSYPLAYFIGVKARRRPMLQGLMLVLVIAPFFISFLLRTLAWKQLLSDESFIITSLKALSLMAPDAHFTGTPFAVIFGLTYNFIPFMTLPLYTTLERLDLRYLEAGSDLYANPFTVFRKVTIPLSMPGIVAGTLLTFIPAAGDYVNASRDFLGGPDTQMMGNVIEANFLVLLNYPAAAALSIILMAAILVLVGVYVKRSGTEDLL, from the coding sequence ATGGCCTTCGCCGCGTTCCAGACCGCAGAGGTCGTGCCGCAGGCGCCGAGGAAGCGCAGCAGGATCGCCCTGTTCCTGCTGCTTCCGGGCCTGCTCTACCTGGTGCTGTTCTTCGTCACGCCGCTCATCTCGCTCCTGCTCACCTCGTTGCAGGCGCCGACCGAGTTCGGCGACATCGGCCAGTACGACTACGCGTTCAACTGGCAGAACTACGTCACCGTGATGAGCGATTACTGGCCGCACATCGTGCGCTCCTTCGGGTACGCGCTCGCGGCAACGGTGTTCGCGCTGATCTTCAGCTACCCGCTCGCGTACTTCATCGGGGTGAAGGCGCGGAGACGGCCGATGCTGCAAGGGCTCATGCTCGTGCTCGTGATCGCCCCGTTCTTCATCAGCTTCCTGCTCCGCACGCTCGCGTGGAAGCAGTTGCTCTCGGATGAGTCGTTCATCATCACGTCGTTGAAGGCGCTCTCGCTCATGGCGCCCGACGCGCACTTCACGGGCACCCCGTTCGCGGTGATCTTCGGTCTCACCTACAACTTCATCCCGTTCATGACCCTGCCGCTGTACACGACGCTCGAGCGGCTCGACCTGCGCTACCTCGAAGCGGGCAGCGACCTGTACGCGAATCCGTTCACGGTCTTCCGCAAGGTCACCATTCCGCTGTCGATGCCGGGCATCGTCGCGGGAACGCTGCTCACGTTCATTCCCGCCGCGGGCGACTACGTGAACGCGAGCCGCGACTTCCTCGGCGGGCCCGACACGCAGATGATGGGCAACGTGATCGAGGCGAACTTCCTCGTGCTGCTGAACTATCCGGCGGCCGCGGCGCTCTCGATCATCCTCATGGCCGCGATCCTCGTGCTCGTCGGCGTCTACGTCAAGCGATCCGGAACGGAGGACCTGCTGTGA
- a CDS encoding ABC transporter permease, with amino-acid sequence MRGRRLGLGDWLLPAYTIIAFVFLLIPIAYTFVFSFNDSIKSNIAWRGFTFDKWLNVCTVEGGAVCEAFGNSIIIGIAATVIATTLGTMIAIALVRYRFRARGAISLLLFLPMATPEVVLGAGLAAQFLAVGVAKDMTTIILAHTMFCISFVVVTVKARVASLDPALEEAGRDLYGSPSQVFWRVTFPLLLPGIVAAALLSFALSFDDFIITNFNSGAVSTFPKYIYISASRGIPAEANVIASAVFLFALVLVIVAQVSRAARAKRLANLG; translated from the coding sequence GTGCGCGGGCGTCGACTCGGTCTCGGCGACTGGCTGCTGCCGGCCTACACGATCATCGCGTTCGTCTTCCTGCTCATCCCGATCGCCTACACCTTCGTGTTCTCGTTCAACGACTCGATCAAGTCGAACATCGCCTGGCGCGGGTTCACGTTCGACAAGTGGCTGAACGTCTGCACGGTCGAGGGCGGCGCCGTGTGCGAGGCGTTCGGCAACAGCATCATCATCGGCATCGCCGCGACGGTCATCGCGACGACGCTCGGCACGATGATCGCGATCGCCCTCGTGCGCTACCGGTTCCGCGCCCGCGGCGCGATCAGCCTGCTGCTGTTCCTGCCGATGGCGACGCCCGAGGTCGTGCTCGGTGCCGGCCTCGCGGCGCAGTTCCTGGCGGTCGGCGTCGCGAAGGACATGACGACGATCATCCTGGCGCACACGATGTTCTGCATCAGCTTCGTGGTGGTGACGGTCAAGGCGCGTGTCGCGAGCCTCGATCCGGCGCTCGAAGAGGCGGGCCGCGACCTCTACGGCTCGCCGTCGCAGGTGTTCTGGAGAGTGACGTTCCCGCTGCTGCTTCCCGGCATCGTGGCGGCGGCGCTGCTGTCGTTCGCGCTCAGCTTCGACGACTTCATCATCACGAACTTCAACTCGGGCGCCGTCTCGACGTTCCCGAAGTACATCTACATCTCGGCATCGCGCGGCATTCCGGCCGAGGCGAACGTCATCGCGTCGGCGGTGTTCCTCTTCGCCCTGGTGCTCGTGATCGTCGCTCAGGTCTCGCGTGCGGCGCGGGCGAAACGGCTCGCGAACCTCGGCTGA
- a CDS encoding asparaginase → MAGTFSVTDSVELAVVERNGFIESRHAGSAVVLSPEGEVLRALGDVATPIFPRSCLKPFQAVAVMTSGVTLRGEDAAIATASHSGTAAHVALVRRLLERESLPESALGCPPAAPSDHTAREQLIRSGGARERVYMNCSGKHSAMLLACVANEWPLEGYLEVDHPLQKRVLDVIERFTGERPAATAVDGCGAPVHAISLTGLGRGIQKITTAAAGSPFALYREAAALTEAVREHAWAVGGPGQPDTVAIERLGVFAKIGAEGVMVMTAPDGTTVALKVLDGSARASTIIALRLLAQSRAIDHEAIDAVQTELDLWVMGGEQRVGTIRATV, encoded by the coding sequence GTGGCCGGCACATTCTCAGTCACTGACTCCGTCGAACTCGCCGTGGTCGAGCGTAATGGTTTCATCGAGTCCCGGCACGCGGGTTCCGCCGTCGTGCTCTCCCCCGAAGGCGAGGTGCTGCGCGCTCTCGGCGACGTGGCCACCCCGATCTTCCCCCGGTCCTGCCTGAAGCCGTTTCAGGCCGTCGCCGTCATGACCTCGGGCGTCACGCTCCGAGGCGAAGACGCGGCCATCGCCACGGCGAGCCATTCGGGCACCGCAGCACACGTCGCCCTCGTGCGACGACTCCTCGAGCGGGAATCGCTCCCCGAGTCGGCGCTCGGCTGCCCGCCGGCGGCTCCGTCCGACCACACTGCGCGCGAACAGCTCATCCGCTCGGGCGGGGCGCGCGAGCGCGTGTACATGAACTGCTCGGGCAAGCACTCGGCGATGCTGCTCGCGTGCGTCGCCAACGAGTGGCCGCTCGAGGGCTACCTCGAAGTCGACCACCCGCTGCAGAAGCGCGTGCTCGACGTCATCGAGCGGTTCACCGGTGAGCGGCCGGCGGCGACCGCGGTCGATGGTTGCGGCGCGCCCGTGCACGCGATCAGCCTCACCGGTCTCGGTCGCGGCATCCAGAAGATCACCACCGCCGCCGCAGGCTCGCCGTTCGCCCTGTACCGCGAGGCCGCCGCGCTCACCGAGGCGGTTCGCGAGCACGCCTGGGCCGTCGGCGGCCCGGGCCAGCCCGATACCGTCGCGATCGAGCGGCTCGGCGTCTTCGCGAAGATCGGTGCCGAAGGCGTCATGGTCATGACTGCGCCCGACGGCACGACCGTCGCGCTCAAGGTGCTCGACGGCTCCGCACGCGCGTCGACGATCATCGCGCTCCGACTGCTCGCGCAGTCGCGGGCGATCGATCACGAGGCCATCGACGCGGTGCAGACCGAGCTCGATCTCTGGGTCATGGGCGGCGAACAACGCGTCGGCACGATCCGCGCCACCGTCTGA
- the gabT gene encoding 4-aminobutyrate--2-oxoglutarate transaminase encodes MTDTRIDAQTAAAPVYTVPQERKIVTAVPGPKSQELQARRSKVVSAGVSSALPVYIERANGAILVDVDGNQFVDFGAGIGVTTIGHTEQRVVAAAADQLQDVIHTLFTITPYEEYVRVAELLAEHTPGNWEKKSVLVNSGAEAVENGVKIARKHTGRRAVAVLDHAYHGRTNLTMAMNYKAMPYATGFGPLAGDVYHAPNSYPYRDGLSGEDAAARTIAYLEKVVGASDLACLVVEPIQGEGGFMVPADGFLPTLQTWCTEHGVVMIADEIQSGMARTGRYYASEHFGWEPDVVLSAKGIAGGLPLAAVTGRAEIMDASQPGGLGGTFGGNPVACAAAIAVFESIEEHDLLAEGQRIEATFRAGLEKLAARYDVIGEIRGKGAMIAIELVQPGTGQTTKAPNAEAVTAIVAFAAQQGVLFLNAGTYGNVLRFLPSLAVSDALIEDGLRVLDDALASLG; translated from the coding sequence ATGACTGATACCCGCATCGACGCCCAGACAGCCGCCGCCCCGGTCTACACCGTGCCGCAGGAGCGCAAGATCGTGACCGCCGTTCCCGGTCCGAAGTCGCAGGAGCTGCAGGCCCGACGATCGAAGGTCGTCTCGGCCGGTGTCTCGTCCGCCCTTCCCGTCTACATCGAGCGCGCGAACGGCGCCATCCTCGTCGACGTCGACGGCAACCAGTTCGTCGACTTCGGCGCCGGCATCGGCGTGACGACGATCGGCCACACCGAGCAGCGCGTCGTCGCCGCCGCGGCCGACCAGCTGCAGGACGTCATCCACACGCTCTTCACGATCACCCCCTACGAGGAGTACGTGCGCGTCGCCGAACTCCTCGCCGAGCACACCCCGGGCAACTGGGAGAAGAAGAGCGTGCTCGTCAACTCGGGCGCCGAGGCCGTCGAGAACGGCGTCAAGATCGCGCGAAAGCACACCGGCCGTCGTGCCGTCGCCGTGCTCGACCACGCCTACCACGGTCGCACCAACCTCACGATGGCGATGAACTACAAGGCGATGCCCTACGCGACCGGCTTCGGCCCGCTCGCCGGCGACGTCTACCACGCGCCGAACTCGTACCCCTACCGCGACGGGCTGTCGGGCGAAGACGCCGCGGCCCGCACGATCGCCTACCTCGAGAAGGTCGTCGGGGCGAGCGACCTCGCCTGCCTCGTCGTCGAGCCCATCCAGGGCGAGGGCGGCTTCATGGTTCCCGCCGACGGATTCCTGCCGACGCTGCAGACCTGGTGCACCGAGCACGGAGTCGTCATGATCGCCGACGAGATCCAGTCGGGCATGGCCCGCACCGGCCGCTACTACGCGAGCGAGCACTTCGGCTGGGAGCCCGACGTCGTGCTCTCGGCGAAGGGCATCGCCGGCGGGCTCCCCCTCGCCGCGGTCACCGGCCGCGCCGAGATCATGGACGCCTCGCAGCCCGGCGGGCTCGGCGGCACCTTCGGCGGCAACCCCGTCGCGTGCGCCGCGGCGATCGCCGTGTTCGAGTCGATCGAGGAGCACGACCTCCTCGCCGAGGGGCAGCGCATCGAGGCGACGTTCCGCGCCGGGCTCGAGAAGCTCGCCGCGCGCTACGACGTCATCGGCGAGATCCGCGGCAAGGGCGCGATGATCGCCATCGAGCTCGTGCAGCCGGGCACCGGCCAGACCACGAAGGCCCCGAACGCCGAGGCCGTCACCGCGATCGTGGCGTTCGCCGCGCAGCAGGGCGTGCTCTTCCTCAACGCCGGCACGTACGGCAACGTGCTCCGCTTCCTGCCGAGTCTGGCGGTGAGCGACGCGCTCATCGAAGACGGGCTCCGCGTGCTCGACGACGCCCTCGCCTCCCTCGGATAG
- a CDS encoding OsmC family protein has protein sequence MLGEHRYEIEVEWQGDRGTGTSGYRDYGRRHVVRAPGKLHEIAGSSDRTFHGDRERWNPEELLLAALGECHMLSYLHVATNHGVVVRGYSDRPVGLMREDGRGGGAFVEVVLRPQIEVADASMLELAVALHVEASEKCFIAASVAFPVRHEPVVTVASAV, from the coding sequence ATGCTCGGCGAACACCGGTACGAGATCGAGGTCGAGTGGCAGGGCGACCGCGGGACCGGCACCTCGGGCTACCGCGACTACGGCCGGCGGCACGTCGTCCGAGCGCCCGGCAAGCTGCACGAGATCGCCGGGTCGAGCGACCGCACGTTCCACGGCGACCGTGAGCGCTGGAACCCCGAGGAACTGCTGCTCGCGGCGCTCGGCGAGTGCCACATGCTCTCGTACCTGCACGTCGCGACGAATCACGGCGTGGTCGTGCGCGGCTACTCCGATCGGCCCGTCGGTCTCATGCGGGAGGACGGCAGGGGCGGCGGCGCATTCGTCGAGGTCGTGCTGCGGCCGCAGATCGAGGTGGCGGATGCCTCGATGCTCGAGCTCGCCGTCGCGCTCCACGTCGAGGCCTCGGAGAAGTGCTTCATCGCCGCCTCCGTCGCCTTCCCCGTACGCCACGAACCGGTCGTGACCGTCGCCTCCGCCGTCTGA
- a CDS encoding lysophospholipid acyltransferase family protein produces the protein MTEIEGDAVPAPVRQGPLYRIVRGFLRPLVRLVYRPKITGAQHVPMRGPVILASNHLSFVDSIVIPLASPRPVQFLAKSTYFTGTGFSGWVSRTFFGAIGAVAVERGAGSQAQEALDAGRRILDAGNAFALYPEGTRSLDGRLYRGRTGVAWLALTTGAKVVPVGLIGTEQIQPVGAKLPRVRPVTVRFGEPLDLSRHGQATSGRARRAATDEIMAAIHALSEQELAGVYNETPPQGALAKLADRVVPRERI, from the coding sequence GTGACAGAGATCGAAGGCGACGCCGTGCCAGCTCCAGTGCGGCAGGGACCGCTCTACCGCATCGTCCGAGGCTTCCTCCGACCGCTCGTGCGACTCGTCTACCGGCCGAAGATCACCGGGGCGCAACACGTGCCCATGCGGGGCCCCGTCATCCTCGCCTCGAACCACCTCTCCTTCGTCGACAGCATCGTGATCCCGCTCGCATCGCCGCGACCCGTGCAGTTCCTCGCGAAGTCGACCTACTTCACCGGCACCGGGTTCTCGGGTTGGGTGTCGCGCACCTTCTTCGGCGCGATCGGCGCCGTCGCAGTCGAACGCGGCGCGGGTTCGCAGGCCCAGGAGGCCCTCGACGCCGGCCGTCGCATCCTCGACGCCGGCAACGCCTTCGCCCTCTATCCCGAGGGCACCCGTTCGCTCGACGGCCGCCTCTACCGCGGCCGCACCGGCGTGGCATGGCTCGCGCTGACGACCGGCGCGAAGGTCGTTCCCGTCGGCCTCATCGGCACCGAGCAGATCCAGCCCGTCGGGGCGAAACTGCCGCGAGTGCGCCCGGTGACCGTGCGCTTCGGGGAACCGCTCGACCTCAGCCGTCACGGCCAGGCCACCTCGGGCCGCGCCCGACGGGCAGCGACCGACGAGATCATGGCGGCGATCCACGCCCTCAGCGAGCAGGAGCTCGCCGGCGTCTACAACGAGACCCCGCCCCAGGGCGCGCTCGCCAAGCTCGCCGACCGGGTCGTGCCGCGCGAGCGGATCTGA
- a CDS encoding 4'-phosphopantetheinyl transferase superfamily protein — translation MDVATEGELIELEASGVRVVVVMRGRRGPAADTVLCGLLADATGVPADDVELVHACAECGARHGRPSVAYPLTPSGATWYADVAVFGDAVVGAAATRHPVGVGIESAALETGAVIDEAAFHASERAALDRFDPAARAIARATLWARKSALLRAVGHTEFIEPSRLALTLPSDDGGVGRIEVCPPEFGSGWRGIRFHDIDVPGNRAATVAVLS, via the coding sequence ATGGACGTCGCGACCGAGGGCGAGCTCATCGAGCTCGAGGCCTCGGGCGTGCGCGTCGTGGTGGTGATGCGCGGGCGCCGGGGCCCGGCGGCCGACACCGTGCTCTGCGGGCTGCTCGCGGATGCCACCGGCGTGCCCGCCGACGACGTCGAACTCGTGCACGCCTGCGCCGAATGCGGGGCGCGGCACGGCCGGCCGTCGGTCGCCTACCCGCTCACCCCGTCGGGTGCGACCTGGTACGCCGATGTCGCCGTGTTCGGCGACGCGGTCGTGGGCGCAGCGGCCACGAGGCATCCGGTCGGGGTCGGCATCGAGTCGGCCGCACTCGAGACGGGCGCCGTCATCGACGAGGCGGCGTTCCACGCGAGCGAGCGGGCCGCGCTCGACCGCTTCGACCCGGCGGCGCGGGCGATCGCCCGGGCCACCCTGTGGGCGCGCAAGTCCGCCCTGCTGCGCGCCGTCGGCCACACCGAGTTCATCGAGCCGTCGCGGCTCGCCCTCACGCTCCCGAGCGACGACGGCGGGGTCGGCCGCATCGAGGTGTGTCCGCCCGAGTTCGGTTCCGGATGGCGCGGCATCCGCTTCCACGACATCGACGTGCCCGGGAACCGGGCGGCGACGGTGGCCGTGCTCTCCTGA
- the dxr gene encoding 1-deoxy-D-xylulose-5-phosphate reductoisomerase: MRSVIILGSSGSIGTQALDVIRANPRRFDVVGLAVGSNRALLEAQAAEFGVEHTAVGIEEAEQLVRDVDADVVLNGITGSVGLGPTLATLERGTTLALANKESLIVGGDLVTRLAKPGQIVPVDSEHSAIAQALRSGTDDEVRRLVLTASGGPFRGRRRDELTAVTPAEALAHPTWDMGLVVTTNSATLVNKGLEVIEAHLLFDVEYDRIDVVVHPQSIVHSMVEFVDGSTIAQASPPDMRLPISLGLDWPNRVAAVGAPLDWTRAQEWTFEPLDGEAFPAVALAKQVGRAGGEYPAVFNAANEEAVTAFHAGRIGFLDIVDTVRDVVEHHEASDAALSVASLGEAERSARRAAETRIARISG; encoded by the coding sequence GTGCGCTCCGTCATCATCCTCGGCTCATCCGGTTCCATCGGCACTCAGGCCCTCGACGTCATCCGGGCGAACCCTCGCCGGTTCGACGTCGTCGGGCTCGCTGTGGGGTCCAATCGCGCGCTCCTCGAGGCGCAGGCCGCGGAGTTCGGGGTCGAGCACACGGCGGTCGGCATCGAGGAGGCCGAGCAGCTCGTGCGCGACGTCGACGCCGACGTCGTGCTGAACGGCATCACGGGTTCGGTCGGTCTCGGGCCGACGCTCGCGACGCTCGAACGCGGCACGACCCTCGCCCTCGCCAACAAGGAGTCGCTGATCGTCGGCGGCGACCTCGTGACCCGCCTCGCGAAGCCCGGTCAGATCGTCCCGGTCGACTCCGAGCACTCGGCGATCGCGCAGGCGCTGCGCTCGGGCACCGATGACGAGGTGCGCCGGCTCGTGCTGACCGCCTCGGGCGGCCCGTTCCGCGGGCGCCGGCGCGACGAGCTCACGGCGGTCACGCCGGCCGAGGCGCTCGCGCACCCCACCTGGGACATGGGCCTCGTCGTGACGACCAACTCGGCGACGCTCGTCAACAAGGGACTCGAGGTGATCGAGGCGCACCTGCTCTTCGACGTCGAGTACGACCGCATCGACGTCGTCGTGCATCCCCAGTCGATCGTGCACTCGATGGTCGAGTTCGTCGACGGCTCGACGATCGCGCAGGCCTCGCCGCCCGACATGCGCCTGCCGATCTCCCTGGGCCTCGACTGGCCGAACCGAGTCGCCGCGGTCGGCGCCCCGCTCGACTGGACGCGCGCGCAGGAATGGACGTTCGAGCCGCTCGACGGCGAGGCGTTCCCCGCGGTCGCGCTCGCCAAGCAGGTGGGTCGCGCCGGCGGCGAGTACCCCGCCGTCTTCAACGCGGCCAACGAGGAGGCGGTCACCGCGTTCCACGCCGGGCGCATCGGCTTCCTCGACATCGTCGACACCGTGCGCGACGTGGTCGAGCACCACGAGGCATCCGATGCCGCCCTCTCGGTCGCCTCGCTCGGAGAGGCTGAGCGCAGCGCTCGTCGAGCAGCCGAGACCCGCATCGCCCGCATCTCGGGCTGA
- a CDS encoding M50 family metallopeptidase, with protein MDSVLAFIIGVVIIVIGLAVSIGLHEIGHLVPAKIFGVKVTQYMIGFGPTIWSRKRGETEYGVKAIPLGGYISMIGMFPPAKGERVHADSTGFFRGLVQDARDSSTESITPGDEHRAFYLLPVWKRIIVMFGGPFMNLLLAILLFGILLMGFGVAQASTTVGSVSACALPATSERQTCEPGDAAAPGAAAGIEPGDRIVSVDGEPVESWNESTAIIRAHPDEPVAFVVERDGETVELEVTPMLSERYVLDEKGQVVTDASGAELTEAAGFVGISPATEVVQQPVTAVLPAVGENVAGVAGIILNLPQRIIDVANAAFGPEERDPNGPMSVVGVGRLAGEIATIDEIPIASKAATMIGILGSLNIALFVFNLIPLLPLDGGHIAGALWEGIRRGFAKLFRRPDPGPVDLAKLMPVTLAVVVVFGAMSALLIYADIVKPVQLF; from the coding sequence GTGGATTCCGTGCTCGCCTTCATCATCGGCGTCGTCATCATCGTGATCGGCCTGGCCGTGTCGATCGGCCTGCACGAGATCGGGCACCTGGTGCCGGCGAAGATCTTCGGCGTCAAGGTCACCCAGTACATGATCGGCTTCGGCCCGACCATCTGGTCGCGCAAGAGGGGCGAGACCGAGTACGGCGTCAAGGCCATCCCGCTCGGCGGCTACATCTCGATGATCGGCATGTTCCCCCCGGCCAAGGGCGAACGCGTGCACGCCGACAGCACCGGCTTCTTCCGCGGGCTCGTGCAGGACGCCCGCGATTCGAGCACCGAGTCGATCACGCCGGGCGACGAGCACCGCGCGTTCTACCTGCTGCCGGTGTGGAAGCGCATCATCGTCATGTTCGGCGGGCCGTTCATGAACCTCCTGCTCGCGATCCTGCTCTTCGGCATCCTGCTCATGGGATTCGGCGTCGCCCAGGCATCGACGACCGTCGGCTCGGTGTCGGCGTGCGCGCTGCCCGCCACGAGCGAACGGCAGACGTGCGAGCCCGGAGACGCGGCCGCGCCGGGCGCCGCAGCCGGCATCGAACCGGGCGACCGCATCGTCTCGGTCGACGGTGAGCCCGTCGAGTCGTGGAACGAGTCGACGGCGATCATCCGCGCCCACCCCGATGAGCCCGTCGCGTTCGTCGTCGAGCGCGACGGCGAGACCGTCGAACTCGAGGTCACCCCGATGCTCAGCGAGCGGTACGTGCTCGACGAGAAGGGCCAGGTCGTCACGGATGCCTCGGGCGCCGAGCTGACCGAGGCAGCCGGGTTCGTCGGCATCAGCCCGGCGACCGAGGTCGTGCAGCAGCCGGTCACCGCCGTGCTGCCCGCCGTGGGCGAGAACGTGGCCGGCGTCGCCGGCATCATCCTGAACCTGCCGCAGCGCATCATCGACGTCGCCAATGCCGCCTTCGGCCCCGAGGAGCGCGACCCCAACGGCCCGATGTCGGTCGTCGGCGTCGGCCGCCTCGCCGGCGAGATCGCGACGATCGACGAGATCCCCATCGCCTCCAAGGCCGCCACCATGATCGGCATCCTCGGGTCGCTGAACATCGCGCTCTTCGTCTTCAACCTCATCCCACTGCTGCCGCTCGACGGCGGGCACATCGCCGGTGCGCTCTGGGAGGGCATCCGTCGTGGATTCGCGAAGCTCTTCCGGCGCCCCGACCCGGGGCCCGTCGACCTCGCGAAGCTCATGCCGGTGACGCTCGCGGTCGTCGTCGTCTTCGGCGCGATGAGCGCGCTCCTGATCTACGCCGACATCGTCAAGCCGGTGCAGCTCTTCTGA